In Salvelinus namaycush isolate Seneca chromosome 16, SaNama_1.0, whole genome shotgun sequence, the sequence ACCGCTATGGCAGTCGACCAATCATGATGCTAGGGGGCTGTCTGTCAGGAAGTGGTTTGATAGCAGCTTCCTTCTGCAACACTGTGCAACAACTCTACTTGTGTGTCGGAGTCATTGGAGGTACCACCAACCCTGTTTTGTGTCTGTGGACATTTTTCTAATACAGTAGTTTACTCATcattgcctccctctctctccctccctccctttcctctccctccccctctccctccctttcctcccctccctctccctccctttctctccctttcctccctttcctcccctccctctctccctccctttgatcccctccctctccctcccctccctctctctctcccttctctccctcctccctcccctcctcccctcttcctcctccctctctccctcctccctccctttcctcccctctccctcctccctccctttcctcccctctccctcctccctccctttcccctcctccctccctttcccctcctccctccctttcctcccctctccctcctccctccctttcctcccctctccctcctccctccctatcctcccctctccctcctccctccctttcctcccctccctctctctcccctccctctctctcccctccctctccctcccctccctctctctccctttcctcccctccctctctctccctttcctcccctccctctctctccctttcctcccctccctctctctccctcctccctccctttcctcccctccctctctctccctcccctccctctctccctctccctcccctccctctctctccctcccctctctaggTCTGGGTCTAGCGTTCAACCTGAACCCGGCGTTGACTATGATTGGTAAATACTTCTATAAGCGTCGTCCTATAGCTAATGGCATTGCCATGGCGGGCAGCCCAGTCTTCCTGTCCACGCTGGCTCCTCTTAACTCCTGGTTCTTTGACCAGTTTGGCTGGAGGGGCTCCTTCCTCATCCTAGGTGGTCTACTGCTCAACTGCTGTGTCGCCGGGGCCTTGATGAGACCCATCGGACCCAAACCTGCCGGACCCCAACTGTCGGAGAACGGGGCGGTGAAGAAGGCAGAGTTGAATCTGACGGTGATGCAGCGTGTCAATGCCGTGATCGACCTGACGCTGTTTAAACACCGCGGCTTCCTGCTGTATCTCCTTGGCAACGTCATCATGTTCTTTGGCCTGTTCACTCCCCTAGTCTTCCTCTCCAACTACGCTAAGAGTAAGGACATCAGTAAAGAAAAGGCTGCTCTGCTCCTCTCCATCCTCGCCTTTGTTGACATGTTCGCCCGTCCTTCTATGGGGCTGTTAGCCAACACCCGCTGGGTCCGACCCAGGATACAGTACTTCTTCGCTGCATCCGTGCTCTATAACGGGGTGTGTCACGTCTTGGCGCCGCTGTCCGTGGACTATGTAGGCTTCGTGGTGTATGCTGTGTTCTTTGGGTTTGCGTTCGGCTGGCTGTCAGCAGTTCTGTTTGAGACTCTGATGGACCTGGTCGGGGCCCAGAGGTTCTCCTCTGCCGTCGGACTGGTCACCATCGTGGAGTGTGGACCGGTACTGCTGGGACCGCCACTActcagtaagtgtgtgtgtgtgagagagagagagccatactcTACCTATATCACAATGGACAAATTTCCCTTATTGTCATCATcaagaagtctctctctctccaccctctctctctcctctctctctcctctctctctctctcctccctctttctctctcttccctctttctctctctctcctccctctttctctctctctttcctctttctctctctttcctctttctctctctctcctccctctttctctctcttccctctttctctctctctcctccctctttctctctctctttcctctttctctctctttcctctttctctctctttcctctttctctctcgtctctctctctcgtctctctcctctctctctctcctccctctctctcatctctcgctctctctctctctctctcatatattcaattcaaggggctttattggcatgggaaacatatattaacattgccaaagcaagtgaggtagataatatacaaaactGAATTATCTCTCCTCTGACTTTCCCCCCTCCAGGTCGTTTCTATGACTTCTATGGTGACTACCAGTGGACCTACCTGTGTTGTGGTATCATCCTCATCATCTCCTCAGTCTTCCTCTTCGTAGGGATGGGCATCAACTACAAgctgttggagagagagaaggaggaggaggagaggagagagacggagcgGCCCAAGGAGGAGTGCAAAGCCAtgctggagggagagaaggaaaggggggAGGAGAGTAGTGAAGCCACACCCATGACGGATGTTTCTAAGATGGATGAAGATACTGTTTAGCAGGGTAGGCAACTAAATTTAGCCGCGGTCGGGGGGCTGAAACATAATTTGAATAATTTGAACACTGTAAATTcaccacaactaagcccaaaaatAGATAACATGAtcatttcataccttgattacattgagacacaatTACAAATCTTTATTTTTATTCATGGGAATAGTTGGGAGCACATTTCCtaaatttaaatatttttttttatcccttattattattattattactactatttcGGGGGGCCCAAAAAATCACTTTCTGGCTGGTTTTGGCCTCTGGGCCGCCTGTTACCAACCCCTGCTGTATAGAGACTGACCTGATCTGGACACACACCCTCTGGTTTAGGTACCTTTGGTAAACTGAGCCGAGTCCTCTACAGTAGACAAGCTATAACACGGAGGACTACTCTCTCTGAGCTCACATATACAACATCCAGTATCTAGCCCAGCTCTACACACTGTCCTCAGACCTGGACGGTCATGTCATCAGTCTTTGTGCTTCCCAGATCCAGTGTGCGGTACGATCAATTCACAGTATTATAGGTGATCAGATTGATTGACAGTGTTAAGTAATACCAGGTGTTGTTTTTGTAATGATTAGTAGAATGTAGAGACTGTAATTCTGTCATGATGTATATTCCTAGTTGAGGAGCAGAACGATGTGATTTGAACCTGTTTTCAGTTTAGCTGAGAAGCTTTTTTTAAGCACTTTGAACATCTTTTTGAAGACAGACACAACCTTTCTCGTGTGTGTTTTTAACTATTTTTGTCCCCACAAGAGTAGTAAAGGAACAGAAATGTGACCAACTGGGACATTTTGTTTGTCctcacaaggtcaaatgctatttctaggtggtttagggttaaggttagacttGGTGTTAGAATGATGTTAAGGATTAGTTCTAGGGTTAGGAACTAGGGTTAGGAACTAGGGTTAGGAACTAGGGTTAGgaactagggttagggtaagagtacagtttagggaaaataggattttgaatgggactgaattgtgtgtccccacaaagttagctctgtgtgtgtgtgactctgtgaCTCTCAGTCCTATGGGACTGATCCATATAAtctctattcagacagacaggaacacagatcggcagacaggcaggcagacaggcaggcaggtgtTTCTTTTAGTACTGTATCATATCAGCAGATACTGTATCAATATGTCCCAAactgaaccctattccctatatagtgcactactttagaccagagccctattccctatatagtgcactactttagaccagagccctattccctatatagtg encodes:
- the LOC120061536 gene encoding monocarboxylate transporter 1-like, with protein sequence MAPAVGGPVGYTPPEGGWGWAVVVGAFISIGFSYAFPKSITVFFKELEATFDATPSQVSWISSIMLACMYGGGPISSILVNRYGSRPIMMLGGCLSGSGLIAASFCNTVQQLYLCVGVIGGLGLAFNLNPALTMIGKYFYKRRPIANGIAMAGSPVFLSTLAPLNSWFFDQFGWRGSFLILGGLLLNCCVAGALMRPIGPKPAGPQLSENGAVKKAELNLTVMQRVNAVIDLTLFKHRGFLLYLLGNVIMFFGLFTPLVFLSNYAKSKDISKEKAALLLSILAFVDMFARPSMGLLANTRWVRPRIQYFFAASVLYNGVCHVLAPLSVDYVGFVVYAVFFGFAFGWLSAVLFETLMDLVGAQRFSSAVGLVTIVECGPVLLGPPLLSRFYDFYGDYQWTYLCCGIILIISSVFLFVGMGINYKLLEREKEEEERRETERPKEECKAMLEGEKERGEESSEATPMTDVSKMDEDTV